The Mucilaginibacter rubeus genomic interval AAAGACTTTGTGGTATACATTGAAGAGCAATTGCCAGAATTTGACATGCCAGAATATGTGGCTTTAAAATCCCTTTTAAACCCATTTGAATAACCTTTAAGTAACCGCCCGGTAACATCCGGGCGGTATCTATTGATTTTAAAACCTAATAAAATGTCAAAACAAGAATATTTCAACAAGCCGTCAATAACAGCTAAGGAATGGCAGCAAAGGCGATGCAGTCATATGTATACGCCATGGGAACATAAAGAAGAAATACTACACGATAGAGATCGTTATGAGCGCGTTTGCGTTTACTGCGATCACGTTCAGGACTATATCGGTAGGTTAGCCCCGGAAGGATACATTGAGCCTAAAGCCCTCCCAGTGCCAGCAAGTGAGGCAGCGCAGTTTCAAAACAAAATTGATTTTTTGGTTCAACTGGCCTCAATTATTGTAACCCAACGTGGTAGCAGGCAGGTGGTTTACATCGCCGGAAAAGTAACCGGATTAGCGGAGCACACAGTAAAACACAAGTTTTCCAAAATGAAAAACGAGTTGCAGGGCCGTGGCTTCATTGTATTAAACCCCTGCGATTTCATCCCTTTTGATTGTGATTGGCAAATAGCTATGCGCATGGCATCAACTCTATTAATGATGGCCGATTGCATTTATATGCTGCCATGCTGGGGAGATAGTAAGGGCGCAAAAATGGAATTTGAAATGGCCGCAGCCTTCGGCATTAATGTTATAAGCGAATAAATGAACAGAGGCAGTAAAACAACGATAGAAAATTTAAAGGCGGGCGACCGCTTTTATAAAGAGAGTGATAAGAAAAAGCAAGTGTGGGAGATAACAGGAGAGTTTGAGCCAGCAGGGCAAGGAAAGGGGTTTTATTATGCCTATTGTCTTAAAGATGGTGGCAATCCTAAATATCCAGATAAGTTAAAAAGCACATTGCCAGTAATTTTTTTAAGACATAAATAATTTATTCAGTTAATGAACACCATAGGGGTTTTTCAAATTAACCAAAAGAAATACGACACAATTGAGTTGTTAGGCAAATATCGCCACACCATTAGCAGGATACCCAAAAACGCACATATTACATTTTACGGGGATAGTGGGCAAGGTAAAACAGAGGCCGTAATGCAGTTTGTAAAAGAACTGTGTTTGGTTGGTTTATCTGTTGACTGGGTTAGTTATGAACAGGGGCACGGATACGATTTGCAACTGTGTGTTAATCGTAACAACATGATTGAGGTTGCCGAATATTTCCAATTAACCGACCCGGACGGGAATAAAGATGAAAATACATCTTACTTTGACGATTTGGTGACTAAAGTGGGTAAACGCGGCAGCGCCGACATATTTGTAATTGACAGCGTACAGTTTACCGACTTTAAGGTAGAGGATTTTAAGTACCTGCTTAAGAAGTTCAAGAAAAAAGGCTTTATCTGGATTTCGCATAAAGAGCCATCCGGCAAGCTGCCTAAAGGCAGCGTAGCGCAGGACATTGCGCGTTTGGGACACATTACCATTCTGGTTAAAAATTACATCGCAGAGCCGTTAAAAAATAGGTTTGGAGGCAATGAAAAGTATGTTATCTACGAACAGCGGGCCAGATTATTAGAGCCTAAATTTTTCGCTGCCTTAGATAAAAAGAACAAAACCGAAAATACAGTAAAAGAAATATTTGAAAGTGAGGAGGTGACAAGTGAAGACTAAATATTTATTAAGTTTTAAAGGAGTAGAAGGCTCTGTAGAGTTTACATATAATGAAACGGGATTGCTGGTAGAATATGTGTGCAGCGCTGAATTAAGCACGGAACAACTCGTTTTTATGCTAAAGCGAATCCCGCTTTTGGTTGAACAGGTTAAAGAAATGCCGGGCATACACCCATCGTTTACCGTGGTTGAGTTAACGCAGGACTTAAGTTTTAAAATATTCTGGGAAGCATACGGCCAAAAAATACACCCGCATAGATGTGAGCCGCTATGGAATAGATTAAAAGACAGTGACAAGATTGCGGCTCTTAATGCAATGCCATCATATTTCAGATACTTAACCCGTACAGGGGTTGCAAAAGTGAACCCCGAAAACTACATCAAAAAACAATATTGGAAAACGGACTGGAGGACGGCTGCATAATGAAAAAATGCATAGGAAAAATATCGAACAAATTTCGTGCTATAATACTGCAATGGTTGGGATTGGAAAAAGTCGATTATAAAATAGAGACTCAACGACGAGCCATTGTAGAACTTCAATCAAGAATGGACATAGTTTTCAGTGCGGTTCATGTCGGCGTTGATTATAACCCGCGATATGGTGGTAGCTGGGCAATAGTCTGTTTGGACGGTAAAGAGGGGCAAAGCTTCATTCAATGTTATAATTTGAGTAAAAAAGATATAAGGGAAATTCAAGACTTCTTAAAATACTTTGAGCGGCGGAATGTAACGATTGATGCACCATTCGGAATTAAAAAAAATGACTTTTTCGGGTATTAATATGAACGCAGGACAAATAAAATATACCCGTAACCTTTTAAATAAACTCGGTTACGACGAAAATGATAAAGAAGAGGCGTGTTTAATTCACAGCAATGGGCGTACTACAAGTTTAAGGGCTATGGATTATAAGGAAACATTATCCCTTCAAAAGGCTCTAAAGCAGGCTTGCGGTATACCGACAGAAACACCCGCCGACAAAATGCGCAAAAAGATCATAAGCATAGCCCACGAAATGCGCTGGCATATCCAGGCACTTGCAAAATCGATATGGCGGAGGTAGATAAATGGTGCATAAACAAAAGCGGATTTAAAAAGCCTCTGGACGATTTAAATTATCGGGAGCTACCGAAGGCGGTTACAATGATTGAAAGCGTTTACGTGGCGTATTTAAAGGCTCTTTAATGATTATGGCAGAGATATACGGTAGCGTTTTAGACTTAGTGCTAAAAAAAGAGCCTTTCGACCTGATGGAAGCCGAAAGAAAAAAACTGGAGTACAGAGCGGGCGGCGATTGGATGGCGGCCCGTTTAGTAGGTAAAAAATACAGCCATGTAAAATTCAGGCATGCGTATGCTTCCAATGCTCCCTACTTTATTTGCAGATATGTTGGGTACGTGGTTAGCAAGGTAGAATTTTATCACAGATACCCCGGAGGCTTTACAGTATTTGTTAAGCCGGGGGACTTCATAATAATACTGGGGAAGATAGTTGAACGTGGAAATATTATTAAAAATGGAGAGAAACAAGCCTGTGCAGATGCCTTACGGAGGCGGTAATCTGGCATTAAATTACGAGATAGCACACCAATATATCAGCCAAATTTCAACCGGAATAAAGTATTTAGAAGGTAAAAACGAGCGCCGCGAAGATTTAATAATGCAAATACCCCTACCTCTTCGCGGTGTTTTAGTGCAAATAATTGCCTCTCCTTTTGCTAATAACCCGTTCCATTCGGCTGGTGAAGAGGTGAAAATCTTTGGTGTTAAGTGCCTGCCGGGGTATGAAGCCCGCATTGTTATCTATAACCCGGAAAGATCTTTTTACCAGAAAAACAGCATTGCGGTGATCGATTTTGAGGTAAAAGCCGGAATATGTGAACGGCCAATTTTAAGGATAGTCGAATAATATTTTAAACCTTGTTTAAAGCTCCTTTAAAGGGGCTTTTTTTATGCCCGGTTGGTGCGGTTGAAATTTGCGGAAAATTTTCTGTGGTGGTATATTTGTATATCTTAATAATCTATGCAACTCGGCCACCAACTTATTACAAACCTTCTTAGCGACCCTTTAGATAAAACCAACGTAAAACACGTAAAAGGCGTTTATACGCAGGAACGTGATTTTGCTATAGCCTGTCGCCTTTACTTTCATTATAAAATCAAGGGCCTGCGTTACGATGTGGCTATCGAAATTCTTAACAAAGAATTTTATCTGGGTGAAACTACTTTGGCCCAAATCATCATGCGCAAGCGTGACACTATCGAAGAGCTTAAAAACCTGAAAGCCGATAGCAAATACCTTCAAAAGCAATTACCTCACTATAACTGGTTTTAATATATTTACGGCATGGATAGTAATCTTAAGTCAATCGTTGCGGAGTATTTCAAAGATTTTTTCGAGACAATCCGCTTTTACGAAGACAAACATATTTTAGCGATGGTAGGTACAAGAAAAGGGAATGATTTTAGCTACGTATTTAGTGACCTAAATAACGCTTCAAATTATCAATTTGACTTATTACATCATTACCTCGAAAATATAAAAGGCGAAATGGTGCGTAGCGAACAGCGGATAATTTTAGAAAATGGGAAATAAAACTCGCCCTGAAATAAAGGGTTATAACGAATTCTTAGAAGCCATAAAGGCACAGCAAACGGACTATACACCTGTTTTACGTGCGGAATATGAAAACGCTTTGAAAAATGCCAGTAGCGCAGATATGAAAAAGTTTGTTGATTTTTATTTCCCCCAAAATGGTTGGCTTTGCTCGCTATGGCCTCGGTGTGCGTTTGAGAGAATGGGAAGGCGTATAATTTCAAGGCATGAAAAATAAAGAAGTACAATGGCGCGATGTGCGCATATTTATAGGTGGTAAGGAGGTTGAAGGTATAAAATTTGATTATCCTGTTATGATTGGCCCGGAAGGCAATATATACACTCTCATACAAAAGCCTTTGGAAGATCGTTTTTCTGAAATATGGGTAAATAGAGTTGCAAAAGAAATAGAAAAGCCTGCTAACAAATAGCAGGCTTTTTTTTACCCTATGCGGTTTCCCGTAAAAAACACAATGCCCCGCATAATAGCTTTGTCAACATGGAAACAACATTAAAAAGGGTCGAAGTTAAAAGTAGCTTTTTATTCGGCGGTGTTAAGTTTATGAAAGATTTGGAAGCAGATGACGAACTTATACAATGTAAAATATACGGCACTAATGCAACGGTATATATCGCCGATCATGCACTGGTTACACCCTGCAAATAGCAAAAAGCCCGCTAACAATAGCGGGCTTTTTTTATGCTGCCTCTGTGCTTG includes:
- a CDS encoding DUF4406 domain-containing protein → MSKQEYFNKPSITAKEWQQRRCSHMYTPWEHKEEILHDRDRYERVCVYCDHVQDYIGRLAPEGYIEPKALPVPASEAAQFQNKIDFLVQLASIIVTQRGSRQVVYIAGKVTGLAEHTVKHKFSKMKNELQGRGFIVLNPCDFIPFDCDWQIAMRMASTLLMMADCIYMLPCWGDSKGAKMEFEMAAAFGINVISE